The nucleotide window CTGATGCTTGCTTATAAAACAGTctagaattattattattatttttttatctgaGAATTTGGGTTTAAAGAGAATAAAGATCAccgaaagttctggagcttttgTCCTTATTTTCTCAGCTTGAGGGTATTGTGCTGGTCTCAGATAAACAAGGTAGGAGAAGGTGGATGTTGGAAGCTTCGGCTGAGTTTTATTGCTTGCTCTAAGATGGTCCTTTTTTCCTCAATTGATTTCCCTTCTTTAATTTGGAAGGGTAATATCCCTCCTAGAGTTCCGGTTCTAGTTTGGATTGTTGCACTTGGGAAGGTAAATACCTGTGTATTGGTTCAAAGGAGATGATCCTATGCTTCTGTCCCCTCAGTGTAGTATGAGCTAAGATGAACCTGAGTgtgattaatttatttttgtcctcCAATTTCTTTAGCTGTATCAAAAAGGGTGTTTAGGGAGTATATTGTGAACTGTTCTGGACAATTATGTAACTATATTGTGTGAAAAGCGCAGCTTTTTTGGAGGAAGAAAGAAGGGTTGGGTCTTAATAGAGGTGCTATAATGGCAGTGCTTTGAGTCATTGGATGAAGACAAACAAGAATTTTATAACTTGAGGGGGATCAATTTGATAGGATAGAGTTCACTTCTTGGCCATATTTTTGGGATTTGATATCTTCCGTATTAGGAATAACTCTGGAATAACTCATTTGTAATGCTATTCACTTGGCTTctgttttgttcttctttgtttattgtttttgCTGGTGTTTCTAGGAGTTTTTCTCAGTTGATATCCTGTCCACTCCTTTGTAAATAAATTAAATCTGTTTTTTTGTCCAAAAGAGagatgggggagagagagaaaaaagaaaaacaaaaaagaagatgtATTTATATTTATCAACCTACTGGCTAAAGTTGGTTTGGCTGGTGAATTTACTAAAACATTACTTGAGAATCCAAATCTTATAAAAGCGTATAAGCTATTGATCCCAAATATGTGCAATGTTATTCACTCTCTGCTCTGTACTTTTCTCTCAGTTGTTTTGTATCCTAATCAGAATCTTGTTCCCGCTGTCTGATGGTATGTTTGGATTTCAGGAGCAATTCAGCGTCTCCTTCAAAATGGTTTGCTCTCTGCCGATGCCATTGACAAAGGTGATGAAGCAACCATTAAAAGCTTGATTTACCCGGTATGCTCTTTTCAGTTCCCACTAAAAAAATGGTGTTTTGCACTTTCTTATTTTGACCTGCATTGTTCCAATACAATAGGTACTTGTGAAATACTCTACATATGCAACTAATTCAATATCTTTTACCTAGATTATGAAGTTTTGATGTTTTAATTATAAACATGTAGGTCGGCTTTTATACAAGAAAGGCTAGTAActtgaagaaaattgcaaaaatTTGTCTTGCCAAGTACAATGGAGATATACCTAGCTCATTGGAGGAACTCCTCTCACTTCCAGGAATAGGTCCTAAGATGGCTCATTTGGTAGGGCTAGTTTCGAACTTATTCAATTTAGCATGCTACCTTAGGTTCTCTAAATATTCCGGTATATGGTTCTTAGGTTATGAATGTCGCTTGGGACAATGTTCAAGGGATTTGTGTAGATACCCATGTGCACCGGATTTGCAACCGCCTTGGCTGGGTGTCAAGGGCAGGCAAAAAACAGGTATTTTCCATCTTTTGTGATACATTTGGTGTATTAAAGTAGTAGGTTGACTAGGTTCTCAACCTTGTGCATTCACTTAATGAGACTATCTCACCATGAAACCTGCTCATTTTCCTcagatattttttattattgctCACATAAAATCGTCCTTgattttgtaaatttttttgCGATACTAAACCATCAGACTGATATCATTGCATGAATACTGATCTTTATTCTCTTTGCTAGAAAACATCAAACCCTGAGGAAACGAGAGAGGCATTGCAATTGTGGCTTCCGAAGGAAGAATGGGTTCCCATAAACCCTCTTTTGGTACGCATATTTTCCTGTTATCTGGAAACCCAAATTCTTAGAGATCAGTCAAAATGAAAATGGTCACTGCAAAAAATCACTCATTGTTTAGGCATTTAGTTGTCATCAATACTCAGCTATAGTGGCTGGACTGTATTTGTTGACGCAGTCCAAATGACCAAATGGCTTCCAATATGACTTATTTTTGGTGAGATAATCCTGAAGAGTTACCTAAAAATATGTATTGCATAATTCCAATGAATTGTATTGCATGATTCCAATTGTTGAATTATGTTGCACGGTTGTCAGGGTTGAAGGACAGGGTTTATTATCTGTTGACTTGAACCTGAGACAACTAACAATTGGCGTTGGCTTCAAATCATCTACCATGACTTGAGCATATGTAGTTAGGTTAACTAAAACATGAGACCTTCATCAAGTTCAGTTTCATGTTCATTACATAATTCAAAGATTAGTCATTACAGGCATGTCTCTTCCCATACCGACTAAGACACTAAATATGGGTAAAGTAGGGATCACTCCTGGATCATTAGCATGATTGATTACATTATTACTCCACCATTTTGTGTATTACTATTATGCTGAGCAAAAGTGATGATTTCTCGTTCGGTGAATTGGATTCTACTGCTATAATTAGAACCCTACTAACAATTGAAATTTGGTTCTGAAAATAATTAGAAAGGTTTTTGGAATTTTCCAACAGCCATCTGTAACCATGTGCTTCTTTGTTGTTTGTGTTATCTCAGATCTTTTTTTTCCAGATTGTCAGAAATCTTTTCCATACACAGGCGCTCTCATCGTTTATTATAATGCTTTTTTGTCCCTGCTTTAATCCGAACAGGTGGGATTTGGACAGACAGTTTGCACTCCGCTCAGACCTCGCTGTGGAGTCTGCAGTGTGAGTGAATTCTGTCCATCTGCATTCAAAGAGACCTCAAGTCCATTATCCAAGACAAAGAAATCTGGTTTGAGCAAGAAACTTTGACAAGTTGATTCTCGGAGGGAGCAAAAACAGCTTGTGGTTGCTTCTGCCAGCTTTTTGTGGATATCCCTATCCTAAAGAATCTCATAATAGCAAAGTATTGTTCATGCAAGGTAGGAGAAAGGACACAAACATTGAGAAGGGGATAAATTGGGacctttttttgtcaaaaacttTTAACCAACATTTTGTTACATTCAGCAGACCGAAATCTAAATTGCTTCTATTTTCTGTGTAATCGGAAGATCAAAATCGATTGGTGATTATTTCTTCGGAGGATGCTGAAAGATGATTACAGCAAAAGGTTAACAGCTCGAGTAAGCATTTTTTAGGCTACTCCTGAGATTTTTTTTCCATTCAAATGCTATACTGGAGATTCTATACCCATAATCTTCAAAAACAACCTGAGATGAGGAACTGGTATTAGATTTCGAAGAGTATGCCTGTTCATGTATATCCCAAGGAAAAGGCTGATTTAAATTTCCAATTTGGATTTGGTAACCGCGTAGTTAAATTTGGGTGGAGGTTGACTTTTTTTAGTATTATAAATATTTTCTGTGTGTTTTTGGGTGTAAAGTCActggcaaagaaaaaaaaatagcagtTCCTAGGTTTGCATTGAGGGCCGGATGTTTCTCGAACAAACCACCGCATCCGCATGTGGAGTTGATAAGATTTTCTAAATATGGAACCCCCACATCCGGTTTGAATCCCGTCAACGTTGATCGGAGCTTAAATCTCAATACATTCTTAATGCTTAAGGGAGTTTAAATCTCAATCAGTGACCCTCTGCCCTCTGGCAAAGATTAATTATTGTGCCTAAAAAACTTTTTAAGGTACCGTGTGATCTCGATCAAAAAGTTTACTACATCTTCATTGGGAATAGATTTGGGCCAGTGATGAAGCAAAAAAGTTTACTACGTCTTCGTTGGGAATAGATTTTGGCCAGTGATGAAGTACGTAATGAGGAGATTAAGGGGTTAACAAAGTTCAAGCCGTTTTTGGCCGAGGTGTTCACCTTCCCCTCCATGATACCAACTATAGATTTAAGTTTGTATGTCTTCTCTGTAAACAGCATGCCTTTTCAATCCTAAGAGCTTCAAAACACCTTTCACGATGAAAAATGTGAAACAGAAACATCAATTTATCAAGCAAAACATAAAACATCAATTTTACGAAAAATCTTATCCAAACATAAACACTGATTTTTAGCACAGAAACAGTTAAGATTTTAGTATCCATACAACAAGGTTTGGCAATCCCACTCTCTAGGCTTAAAATTGTGTGACTTTACATGGGGTAAAATTTCTTCAGATGATGACTTGACTGCTCCAGTTTTGCAAGCACAACTCTATGACGCAAAAGTCAGATGATCCACTTACTGTTTTAATTTTAAGCATTTTGGAAATGCTTGTTCTTGTACCACTGCCAATAGTTAGCTCTAAATGGATCGACAGATTCCAAGACAAAACAAGCAGCTTTTGCCACATCAGAATCTCTTTGTTCGGAGTCTGAAATTCGTAGAGCATCCACAGCATCTGTGAACTCTTGGCTTGGTTGGAAACCATGGGAGATAAGATCCAAAAGTGTGCTCAAAGCAAAGACACAGTTGGTTTTGGCATTTAAAATCTCCAAGCATACTGAAGAAATTTGAGGATTGTTTACCCAAGATGAATTGTCATCTTTGTAAAGCCCTCGAAGGTACCTCCATGAGCTTTCATTCTCTGGGCGGGCAACAATACCATTAAGAGTATAACACACTTCAGACTCTCTCATAGCTTTCAGGCCTCCCAGGAATGGTGATCTTGTAATGACAAAATATCTCTGTGAAATATAAACAGGTCATGAAACACAAACATGTAAACCAAAAAGCAGTAAAACAACAATAATGAAATCGACACAATTTTACTCTATTCAAAGGGTAATATAAGTAGAGAACCATACAGTAGTTATTATGAGTTTAATGAGAAATAGTGCTAGGACCCAACTGTGTCTTTGAAAAATATAGACAGCATGGTGAGGGCTGTCTTCTTTCCTTTATTGAAACAGTCCATTTGGTTAGATTTCagttttgaaaaatataaatttGTGGCATTTTTTAACTTCCTAATGAAACTTTCCTCAGGAAGTTAAACCTCATCCCCTTCTTCCCCTCCCCATCACAGAGAAATCCTGTCACAAAACAAGCCCTAGTTCTCCTCCCAACAGAATGTTTTCAAAGGTGACGGTGCCTTTTCAGACTTTATCGCACtttaaaagtaaaaagaactcgAAGACTATTTAGCTGTCGTTCAATCATAATAATCAAACCAGCACATAATACACATACAACATtcaattcaaaaagaaaatttcactGCATTCATCCCCACATTGCCACCATATGCATTAGCTGTGATAATCATAATTGAACAATTATCTCTAAAATCCCAATACTTTCTAGCCTGTCTAGTTGTAAGTATTCACAGCTACCCGCCCTTCAAATCCTAGCCAAGGCTATAAACTTTGTGTTTGGGACTAAGCGGCCTACCAAAATGGCAGGTAAGGAATATCTATAATCTAGTAATACCTGATTCCAAGCAGAATTGTTAAAAATGTCTTCTTCAAGGAGCTGCTGACAATAGTCAAGTTCGTCTTCCCACCCTCCAAGTGCCTGAAGAACCCACTGCATTCAGAACAAAAGATATACATGTGTCAAAACCCAAACACACAAAGCAAGCACTGGTCCTTAAAGTCACCATCTAATCAACTAAGATAAATGCTTGAAACGGAGTTGAAGGACGAAAACAACGAACCTGCCTATGAGACCAAGCATGGTAATGTTTAGCATCAATGGAGAGTATGTTCTTGGTGAACCTAAGTTCCTCGGTTGTAGCACTAGTTCCCAATTTCTCAGCTACCCACCGCCTATGATGCCTACAAGTATGTCCCATAACATTACAAATCTCTCTATATTTAACATTGAAAGAGTCGAAAACTCACCATAACTGATAGTTTTTGGAGTTTCCTCGAGCAATGTGTTCAGTCAGAGCAAGTTCATCGTGCAAATCATGATTGAGTGCCTCAAGTACTAAACGCCTAAAGTGCCATACCTacaaaaaaacaacaaagtCAAATACTCAGTCTAGTTGAAGAGGGAGGAAGaggaatgaagaagaagaagaagaactgacaGTGTAGTTTCCAGGGTTGAATTGGATGGCTTCGGAAGTGAGGTGAAGGGCGCGAAGGGATCGCTCATCGGCTTTGTACAGGGCTCGGAAGTAGTCCATGGTCTCTCGGAACTCTTCCTTGTAGGTTATCGGAACCACCGGATTCGGCCCGTCGTCTTGCTCCACCGGGATCACGTCCGAAAACTCCGGTCTACTCCTTAGTGGGACCCACCGCCGCTCTTCGtctgacgacgacgacgacgacatCTCCCTTCCTTTCTTCCTTTGCTGCTGGGGGGAGGATCTGATGCTTCGCTTCTCGCCTCTTCACTAGAATACAGCCATCCCTAATCTTCCCTCTTTTATACCCCTTCTTCTCACAGGAGCCCAACCCAaactttttaaaataaattgttttttgtttttttttagttttagttttttgAAGAATAAGGTTGTTGAAATGCTCTCTTGGActaaaactataaaaaaaaaggggcaaATAGCCCAGAAATGCTCTATTGGACTaaaacctaacaaagtgcagaataaggttgtttttagtttttttatttgttccaaAAGGGGCAAATAGCCCAGAAAAcaacgaaaaaagaaaaactagcCAGCATCGCTGGCATTGAAACTCCTAGCTCTAGGAGCTCCAACAATATCATCTAATAGGGCTTCAGTGATCAAGGCATGAGGATCATGAAGGATGCATATTCCTTTAGCTGCTTAGCATGAAGAGTACTATTCTTAACCAAAAGATCAGCAACCACATTGCGCTCGCGATGAACGTGCTGGAGCTGAACTGACTCAAACTCATTCATAATCTTTCTGCAATTTATAAACAAGGTTCCCAAAGGATGTAGCTTAATATTGTCATTGTTCATGAGATTCACCAACACAACAGAGTCAGATTCCACTTCCAACTTCATAATGCTTAGGCTTAAAGCCAACTGGAGACCATGAAAAGGGCCCCAAGCCTCAGCTTCAAGGACATCACCAGAACCAATGCTAATCATAAAGCCACCACACCAACAGCCAGCATCATCCCTAATAAGGCCCCCAACTCTAATAGCACCATTACGCGTTCGTGAACTATCAACATTGAGTTTATGAAAACCAATAGCAGGCTTAGTCCAAGAGAGCATTTCAACAACCTTAttctgcactttgttaggtttAGCAGTAGCCCTAGCTAGTCCATTCCTCAGCATATCTAAACACAACTTTAGGAGGATTGTAAGGATAGTGGAAAGTAGAACCAAAAATGGATTTACATCTCCATTTCCACAAGAACCAAcagcaaaaaatgaagaaaatattcCAGTTCAAATTCCTCATATAATATCCCTTTTGCAACAAATTAGCCAGAATCTAATCCTTCCAATTTAAAAGGAAAGTGGCTAACATATGCCATCCCTGTTTAGCTTTAGTACAGTCCCGAAAAAGAAGCAACATAGTTTCTTTAGTATTGGCACAGAATTGACAAGATGAGCTGCTTGTGAGTCTTCTTTTAAAACGTTGCTCACTAGTTAAGAGCTTGCTTGAGACAAAGGACCACATAAAAATCTTGAGCTTAGGAGGAATAGGGAGGAACCAAATCTTACTCCATAACTGATTTTGGTAATCTTGATCATCACAAAGAAGCTTGTAAGCAAACTTTACAGAAAAAATACCCGAGGAGGTACCACCCCATATGAGTCGATCAGGCATATTACTATTAGCAATGGGAATAACAACAATTTTATCAACAATTTCAGCAGGAAGATTAGCATACAACATAGGCAAGTTCCACTCATTATTGATCCAAAATTCATTCACAGTAGCATTCATATCAATATGAGTAAGGTTTAAAGTAGAATTACTCAAAACACCATAAGGAGACCACTCATCAGACTAGAACTTGGTAGAAGCACCATTTCCAATTCTCCAAAAGAGCCCTTTCCTTAAAAGATTAGCACCATACACAATTCCAGACCAAGTACTGGAGCAGTTGAGagtcttcttgaaattttcatGCACAATAGTTTCAGAATGAAGATACTTAGCTTTATAAATCTTGTTCCATAATCCTGGATCATTTTGGGACACTCTCCAGCTAGCCTTTGCAAGCATAGCTTTGTTCATATCAATTGTCTTCTTTATTCCCAAACCACCATTACACTTAGGTCGGCACACCAAGTCCCAACTAGTAAGATGTACCTTCCTTTTTTGCTCAGTATCACCTCATAAGAAATCTTGGTTGAACTTGTCCAGTTTATCACAAATCTGCACAGGAAGCTTGGTTGTTTGCATTGCATAAATAGGAATTGAGGAGTTAACAGCTTGAATGAGGGTCAAACGACCAGCCATATTCAAAGCTTTACCCTTCCAACTAGCCAACCTAGATTGCACTTTATCAACAATCCCTGCATAGGTATTTTTAGTAACTCTGGAATGGATCAAAGGCATACCAAGATAAACACCAAGGTCATCAGTAAGAGGGGAGCCACAAATCTTACTAATAGCCTTAGAAACGCCACTCTTTATATTGGGAGAGCAATAAACCAATGACTTATCAAAGTTGACAGATTGGCCGGAAAGACCACAAAAGATATCCATGCACTTCTTTAAGATCATAGCCTGTTTAGTGCTAGCTTCAGCAAATAAGATCAGATCATCAGCAAAAAATAAATGAGATACAATAGGTCCAGATTGGGAGGACTTAATTGGTTTCCAGTGTTGGACTTCTACAGTAGATCTAATCAAGTGAGATAACTTTTCCATGCAAAGCACAAAAAGATATGAAGATAGAGGATGACCTTGCCTAATACCGAAGAGAACTAAATTAGTtgctatgtatttttttttttaaaatttttatttgatcaaaatggGTCTTCAAAGCTGAGTTGTGGGAGTTGAGTATTTGTCTATGTTGAGTGTTTGATTTGTTTGAGCTTTGACGTTATGTAAAGgcgtcgtgaccacttacccaaattAGGCTCAACAGGAACCTAAACACTCCACCAAGAGATATTTGTGCCCACCTACCCAAATTAACAGTGCAACGACGATTTTGGGCtctgaaaataaagaaattataaACTGTACCGTTGCCCTTTACCCACTAACATCATGACTCAATTCACTTCCTtttcaattctctctctctctctctctctctctctctctctctctctctctctctctctctctgggtaAATGACCACGGTACTCACCGAACACCGGCAATTAGGATTCAAGGTCCGACAACGGTTGTATTTCCTCCGGCTTCGGAAATATCGAAAGAggtaaaaattgaatttttgatttgtttttcagAAGGTCTTCTGCGAAATTGATTACATAAATATTCGATTTAAACTTATTGATAGCTTAAATTTGGTTCATATCCTGTGAGATATGTGAAATAGACTTTGTATGTGCAAAAATATGTGAAATAGACTTTGCATGTGCAAAAATATGTGAAATCTAGGGTTTCTGGTTCATACCTGTGAAATACTGTTCTCAATGttgttttttattataaaatgtTGATTGAGTGAAAATGCAGACTCATTGAATGCCTATTGTGGAGTcgaaaccaaaaaaataaagattattgccccccaataatatgtctattgggggccaataatcaCTGCACTGTTTGTTAAAGTACACTAATTTGTTATTGAATGTAAATagtgtttttgttgttgttgttgtggtctattggggggcaatagacagattattgccccccaatgatGTTTTAACTGTGGTGCATTAATCATTATAATTAGGGCTTTGAAATGTTTTATGTTGCTTTGTGTTTATTAAAGAACAGTAATCTGTGAATGATTGAAATTGGAGTGtttttttggtggtctattgggggcaatagacacattattgccccccaataatgttttagctgtggttaattaattattgtaattagtgCTTTGAAAAGTCTTCTgttgttttgtgtttattaAAGTGTAATACTCTATGAATGATAGAAAGTTGTGGattttttggtggtctattgggggccaatagacaaTGTCTTTTTGGGGGTCAGTAATGTTAGAATGTTTGATTTTAAAattatcattttggttttgtttgcgCACAAAATGGCAAGACCAAGATTCAACCTGTTGAGTGATTCTGAATACGAAGTACACAGTTCAGAGAGTTCATATCAAGGTATTGAATCGACATTCAACGAAACACTGCAGaaaaaagtaacaaaaattAAGAAGAGAAGTCTTCAATGTGAACAAGAGGGTCACCAGGGACTAGATGGGAAACTCTCCAATATTTGGCAGCCCTTTAAAGAAGCAGGATGTCATGAGAACAGAGGTGCAAACAAAACTCATAAAAGAGTTGACAAAGCTGGCCAAACAGAAAGATGCAAGAAAGATCGCCGTGTTGATGATCATGTATCTTTTTAGCACATTCTTCTTTAGTTGAAATTGGAACTCAAATAACATGGGACATGGTCGTTGTTTGTGAATGCATTGAGACCATAAACAACTCAATTGGTCAAAGTTGATTCTATAGCTCGACTTCTTAATCAAATGGCTGCAGAAGTATTGGAGAGGTAGTCTAGCAACAATGAACGGATGCCTGCTTCTCATTTACTACTAGTTCCTTGAGAAGACCAAAGCAAAGAACTAAGAACTGGATCCTGGGAAAGTAGAGAAACTCCAAGATTTGTCTGATGGTCGATAAAAGAAATATTTAACTTGGACTAGCTTTACAAGAATAAGAACTTGGAGGTGGTAGGGAAAACATAAAACGCAAAAACATTATATACAAGTACATATTTCCTTATTATATCTAACTTACTTATAAATGTAACAGAATCTAATCAAAGCTGGACCGTGGTCTGTGGATTTAGGACTGGATGATGAGGAGCAGGACACTCCAATCTTTGACAACTCGATAATTATAACAAACTGAGCTTGACTTTGTTacattgattaaagaaaaagaaagattagATGTTTTACTGCCCCCTAATAAACTAATtatttattgggggcaatagacagattattgcttCCTAATAATGTCTTGATTGTGGTTCATTTATCACTGAAATTAGggctttgaaatttttttttttttttttttttttgtgtctatTAAAGTACACTAGTCTGTGAATCATTGAAATGAGAGTGTTTTTTTGtggtttattgggggggggggggtaataaCTTTCTTCGGTTTTCACTTTTGAGGTATTTTTGAGTTTAACAAGTTTTGTTATATTATTTGCAGGTACCCCAAGCAAGccaaaaacaagaagaataaAATGAAAGGCTTACGGAAAATATCAAAGAGCTAATAAATGAGATGGAAGCAGCCATCAGAGAAATGAATCCCATCGAAGCAATAGAGGTAAAGTTAAAAAGCCTTGCCAAAGCAAATGAGGACCTCAATGCACAGAACAGGGATCTCTGGGCCAAGCTAAAGCTTGCTGAGGAGAAGATTAAAAGTCTTGAGGATGAAATGAAGACATGGGTATAGGATAAGAGAGCCAACAAGAACCTTATCAAGGCTCTCTACATTAGGCTTGGAAAGGAAAAGGGATAGAGACAACCACCACAAAGTCAGCTTCAAATTGTTCCAGTTCCATCCCAGCAACAAAAAGTGCCCCAAGACGAAATTGAGGAAGAAACTCCAAACTATGGAGCAATTATGGGAGAGGAACCAGATAATGTAGCAAATATGGGACATGAGATGGAGACGATGATATCAGCATCTCCTCTCTCTATCACTACAAGAATATTGTTTATTGATAGCACAAATTAATAGCGTTTTTTTCTTGAGTGCTATTAATTGTCACttttaagacaaaaaaaaaaaacaatcttgaAATGCTATGACTTTATTGGAGAGGTGCTAGCCTATAGAAAAGTGAAGGCGGGATtaaaaatttttgttttgtggttCGACTTATTGATTTAGAGTGTTTTAGGCTTTTAGCGTATCGAACGAATAAAAAAACAACGGGAGTTTATTAAAGCATCTTCACTCCAGTTCTTCTCTTTACAAGCTGCCATCATAGTCATTCTCTTCAATTCTTGTGAGGTCACCGGAAAAAGTGAGTTTATACTATTCCTTATGTTTTGCTCTTCTAAGCTTCATGTTTTGGTGGTTATCTTTCACAAGTGAGATTGGGAATTTGGACTAAGTTTTAATCTATTAGGATTTTtattttccttgatttcttttaGGGGGAGCAATAACTTTCTTCGGTTTTCACTTTTGAGATATTTTTGAGTTTAACAAGTTTTGTTATATTACTAGGTATTCCAGCCCGCACAATGCTGCGGGTATATTATTAATATGTTCAGCTTAATAATACAACATTTACAAACATTAAATACATTACATACCTACAAATGGTATTGTTATACATTTTTCAAAATCTGGTGTCTCAAGCAATTGGTCATAGTACTGAACTAAGTTAAGTACTATGGTAAATAAGTGAGGGCTTAGGCTGATGATTAAGAAATTGTAGGGGTccattcaaaaaagaaaatcccCGCAAAAATACTAAAAATCTTGCCAATTCCATATCAATTGGTGTAGTCCTTTAAGCTCAGCCACAGTCTGTTGGAACTTCTAGAATGTATGCCTGCAAAAGTGAAGTCAGGAGGCCTTATGAGATAATTTTCATATCCAATCATAACACTATACATTATTCAAGGTTTATGTAGAACCAATAAAGAGGTCAGATACTCGTTAAAAGTTGTACAGCTAACGGATACTTAATCAATTTTAGAGATTGAAAGAAG belongs to Rosa chinensis cultivar Old Blush chromosome 4, RchiOBHm-V2, whole genome shotgun sequence and includes:
- the LOC112196561 gene encoding endonuclease III homolog 1, chloroplastic isoform X2; the encoded protein is MFQIRATSASSLSKTQFFNTYTRRTRMSKSPTFSANSDPNPNPGGSDAAVSKPELRVFARRKRLKMTEQQLITVEAKPHKFLVLQLDLLPDIEEFGYRNETSSSYSIDIGKPPANWEKVLQGIRKMRSSEDAPVDSMGCEKAGSALPPKERRFAVLVSSLLSSQTKDQVTHGAIQRLLQNGLLSADAIDKGDEATIKSLIYPVGFYTRKASNLKKIAKICLAKYNGDIPSSLEELLSLPGIGPKMAHLVMNVAWDNVQGICVDTHVHRICNRLGWVSRAGKKQKTSNPEETREALQLWLPKEEWVPINPLLVGFGQTVCTPLRPRCGVCSVSEFCPSAFKETSSPLSKTKKSGLSKKL
- the LOC112196561 gene encoding endonuclease III homolog 1, chloroplastic isoform X1, which gives rise to MFQIRATSASSLSKTQFFNTYTRRTRMSKSPTFSANSDPNPNPNPGGSDAAVSKPELRVFARRKRLKMTEQQLITVEAKPHKFLVLQLDLLPDIEEFGYRNETSSSYSIDIGKPPANWEKVLQGIRKMRSSEDAPVDSMGCEKAGSALPPKERRFAVLVSSLLSSQTKDQVTHGAIQRLLQNGLLSADAIDKGDEATIKSLIYPVGFYTRKASNLKKIAKICLAKYNGDIPSSLEELLSLPGIGPKMAHLVMNVAWDNVQGICVDTHVHRICNRLGWVSRAGKKQKTSNPEETREALQLWLPKEEWVPINPLLVGFGQTVCTPLRPRCGVCSVSEFCPSAFKETSSPLSKTKKSGLSKKL
- the LOC112196561 gene encoding endonuclease III homolog 1, chloroplastic isoform X4, whose product is MFQIRATSASSLSKTQFFNTYTRRTRMSKSPTFSANSDPNPNPGGSDAAVSKPELRVFARRKRLKMTEQQLITVEAKPHKLDLLPDIEEFGYRNETSSSYSIDIGKPPANWEKVLQGIRKMRSSEDAPVDSMGCEKAGSALPPKERRFAVLVSSLLSSQTKDQVTHGAIQRLLQNGLLSADAIDKGDEATIKSLIYPVGFYTRKASNLKKIAKICLAKYNGDIPSSLEELLSLPGIGPKMAHLVMNVAWDNVQGICVDTHVHRICNRLGWVSRAGKKQKTSNPEETREALQLWLPKEEWVPINPLLVGFGQTVCTPLRPRCGVCSVSEFCPSAFKETSSPLSKTKKSGLSKKL
- the LOC112196561 gene encoding endonuclease III homolog 1, chloroplastic isoform X3; this translates as MFQIRATSASSLSKTQFFNTYTRRTRMSKSPTFSANSDPNPNPNPGGSDAAVSKPELRVFARRKRLKMTEQQLITVEAKPHKLDLLPDIEEFGYRNETSSSYSIDIGKPPANWEKVLQGIRKMRSSEDAPVDSMGCEKAGSALPPKERRFAVLVSSLLSSQTKDQVTHGAIQRLLQNGLLSADAIDKGDEATIKSLIYPVGFYTRKASNLKKIAKICLAKYNGDIPSSLEELLSLPGIGPKMAHLVMNVAWDNVQGICVDTHVHRICNRLGWVSRAGKKQKTSNPEETREALQLWLPKEEWVPINPLLVGFGQTVCTPLRPRCGVCSVSEFCPSAFKETSSPLSKTKKSGLSKKL
- the LOC112197549 gene encoding protein farnesyltransferase/geranylgeranyltransferase type-1 subunit alpha, whose product is MSSSSSSDEERRWVPLRSRPEFSDVIPVEQDDGPNPVVPITYKEEFRETMDYFRALYKADERSLRALHLTSEAIQFNPGNYTVWHFRRLVLEALNHDLHDELALTEHIARGNSKNYQLWHHRRWVAEKLGTSATTEELRFTKNILSIDAKHYHAWSHRQWVLQALGGWEDELDYCQQLLEEDIFNNSAWNQRYFVITRSPFLGGLKAMRESEVCYTLNGIVARPENESSWRYLRGLYKDDNSSWVNNPQISSVCLEILNAKTNCVFALSTLLDLISHGFQPSQEFTDAVDALRISDSEQRDSDVAKAACFVLESVDPFRANYWQWYKNKHFQNA